One window of Legionella pneumophila subsp. pneumophila str. Philadelphia 1 genomic DNA carries:
- the glmU gene encoding bifunctional UDP-N-acetylglucosamine diphosphorylase/glucosamine-1-phosphate N-acetyltransferase GlmU, protein MNLQIIILAAGQGKRMYSDTPKVLHHLAGKPLLTHVVETAQQLNPNAIHVIYGHGGEQIKSSLPNLPVHWVHQAEQLGTGHAVLQAMPHIPDDAYVLVLSADVPLIQVETLQSLIECSQRQNPDHSVLALLVAELENPSGLGRIIRNNQGEIYSIVEEKDANEQVKNIKEIYSGVCCTLANNLKKWLPQLSNSNAQGEYYLTEIISLAVQNKTPITSLTAKNSFEVQGINNRQQLQQLERIWQQRAANQLMEKGATLADANRFDLRGELYCGKDVYIDINCIFTGKVVLGNGCKIGPNCSLTNVTLGDGCEVYANSVLEGCHIANDCHIGPFARLRSGTQLASHCKIGNFVETKKAIFDEGTKASHLSYLGDVLLGKNVNVGAGTITCNYDGVNKHQTIIEDGVFIGSDTQLIAPVTVGANATIGAGSTIRRNVPPDELTLTESRQKTIYGWKRPVKRERD, encoded by the coding sequence ATGAATTTACAAATTATTATTTTAGCTGCAGGGCAAGGTAAAAGAATGTATTCGGACACGCCCAAAGTTCTTCACCACCTAGCTGGCAAACCGCTGTTAACCCACGTCGTGGAAACCGCTCAGCAACTAAATCCCAATGCAATTCATGTCATTTATGGTCATGGTGGTGAACAAATTAAAAGTTCACTCCCCAACTTACCTGTTCATTGGGTGCATCAGGCAGAGCAACTAGGGACTGGCCATGCTGTTTTGCAAGCCATGCCCCATATCCCTGACGATGCATACGTTCTGGTTTTATCTGCCGATGTTCCCCTGATACAAGTGGAAACTCTTCAATCATTAATTGAATGCAGCCAACGTCAAAATCCAGATCATTCTGTTTTAGCACTCCTGGTTGCAGAACTGGAAAATCCAAGCGGTCTTGGGCGTATTATCAGAAACAACCAAGGTGAAATTTATAGCATTGTAGAAGAAAAGGATGCAAATGAGCAAGTAAAGAATATAAAAGAAATTTATTCCGGGGTGTGTTGTACTTTGGCAAATAATCTGAAGAAATGGTTGCCTCAACTAAGTAATAGTAACGCACAAGGCGAATATTATTTAACTGAAATTATCTCATTGGCTGTACAAAATAAAACACCCATTACGTCATTAACCGCCAAGAACAGCTTTGAGGTACAGGGCATTAATAATCGCCAACAACTTCAGCAACTCGAACGCATCTGGCAGCAAAGAGCAGCCAATCAACTCATGGAAAAAGGCGCGACCCTGGCTGATGCCAACCGCTTTGATTTGAGAGGAGAATTATATTGTGGCAAAGACGTCTATATCGACATTAACTGCATTTTTACAGGCAAGGTAGTTTTAGGTAATGGCTGTAAAATTGGCCCAAACTGCAGTCTGACTAATGTGACATTAGGCGATGGGTGCGAAGTTTACGCTAATAGCGTACTGGAAGGCTGCCACATTGCAAACGACTGCCACATCGGTCCTTTTGCCCGCTTGCGCTCAGGGACGCAATTAGCTTCCCATTGTAAAATCGGCAATTTTGTTGAAACTAAAAAAGCGATTTTTGATGAAGGCACGAAAGCCAGTCATCTCAGTTACTTAGGGGACGTCCTGTTAGGAAAAAATGTAAACGTTGGCGCTGGAACCATTACTTGTAATTACGATGGGGTTAATAAGCATCAAACAATTATCGAAGATGGTGTTTTTATTGGGTCAGATACTCAATTAATTGCTCCAGTTACCGTGGGCGCTAACGCAACAATAGGAGCAGGGAGCACCATACGCCGGAATGTGCCGCCCGATGAGTTAACATTAACCGAATCACGACAAAAAACCATCTACGGCTGGAAAAGGCCGGTAAAAAGAGAGAGGGATTAA
- a CDS encoding anion transporter has protein sequence MPSAVIILLIILIAIALRQVVRVIIPIWAIMATGAIAVLLCQQITPSRAFAAVEPDVMLYLFGVFFISQAAEESGYLAFLTDQIFYYANNGKQTLMLIVFILGLSSAVLMNDTIAIIGTPIILQLCQSHKNLIKPLLLALAFSITIGSTMSPIGNPQNLLIAIKGEMASPFFEFFKHLAVPTLLNLGIVYFFILFLYRNELKEPIKKPVLPLINDRSNLTLVKMSLLMMLVLTMIKILTDFLHYSEFQLNFSYIALLSSVPIWFSKHRWNYIKRLDWGTLVFFASTFILMQSVWDSGFFQTGMSDSHIDVNHIVVIFIMSIALSQLISNVPLVTIYLPLLMSHNHSNITLLSLAAGSTIAGNLSILGAASNIIIIQNSEKRGIRGFGFLEFILVGAPLTLLNLLVYISFLQKI, from the coding sequence ATGCCTTCTGCTGTCATCATTCTTCTGATTATTCTTATTGCAATTGCTTTACGGCAGGTTGTCAGAGTTATCATTCCAATTTGGGCAATTATGGCAACAGGAGCCATTGCTGTTTTGCTCTGCCAACAGATAACACCATCACGCGCTTTCGCTGCCGTTGAGCCGGATGTCATGCTTTATTTGTTCGGTGTTTTTTTCATTTCACAAGCCGCAGAGGAAAGTGGCTACCTCGCTTTTCTGACCGATCAAATTTTTTATTATGCAAATAATGGAAAACAAACGTTAATGTTGATTGTTTTTATTCTGGGTTTAAGCTCCGCGGTGTTAATGAATGATACCATTGCCATTATAGGTACACCTATCATTTTACAACTGTGTCAATCACATAAAAATTTAATTAAACCCTTGCTGTTGGCGTTGGCATTTTCAATTACCATTGGAAGCACCATGAGTCCTATAGGCAATCCACAAAATTTATTGATTGCTATTAAGGGAGAGATGGCTTCGCCATTTTTTGAGTTTTTCAAACACTTGGCTGTACCTACTTTGTTAAATCTGGGTATAGTTTATTTTTTTATTCTTTTTTTATACAGAAATGAATTAAAAGAACCTATTAAAAAACCAGTCCTACCTTTGATAAATGACCGTAGCAATCTTACTTTAGTTAAAATGAGCTTGCTCATGATGTTAGTTCTGACTATGATCAAAATCTTGACGGATTTCCTGCATTATTCAGAATTTCAGCTGAATTTTAGTTATATTGCACTCTTGTCGTCTGTACCAATTTGGTTTAGCAAGCATCGATGGAATTATATAAAAAGACTGGATTGGGGAACTTTAGTTTTTTTTGCGAGCACCTTTATTTTAATGCAAAGCGTATGGGATAGCGGCTTTTTCCAAACCGGAATGAGTGATTCTCATATTGATGTCAACCACATCGTAGTGATTTTTATAATGAGTATCGCCCTGAGCCAATTGATCTCTAATGTCCCATTAGTAACAATATATTTGCCTTTATTGATGAGTCATAATCATTCCAATATAACCCTGCTGAGCCTGGCTGCGGGAAGTACTATTGCCGGTAATCTCTCTATCCTGGGGGCAGCAAGTAACATTATTATTATTCAAAATAGTGAAAAACGTGGTATCAGGGGTTTTGGGTTTCTGGAGTTTATACTTGTGGGAGCCCCACTTACCTTACTTAATCTATTAGTGTATATCTCATTCCTTCAAAAAATATAA
- a CDS encoding VUT family protein: MNQSLSPQQSPGFLFIAVSMITCLILLINVSFKIILLGGLVFAINSLICPLIAALFLFALRNCTFKEQRHLLNICLMTLYMFCIGVYVLVNLPAAEYMHDNPAYQVIFEEIPKKFFATTIAFALSFYLPHLLFCTKNDRVLSTPKQCVLLALLGGVSFFCLDFYLLFSAPHAHSFKQIFIDSFMISSLLLLIIGVVYLTFLLNDKQHKGKALIETTELTLFPIYQYLICFAVTVMLVCLACEYRIIAINKDLVLSASCIFFPITIIISSIVGELWGYQANLKLALALLAAQFIFDMLLMGSVALPSPPFFNLNPFYHYIMPRRLSAASLSLFVTFLGNAMLLHYLKYSKWKINRSLRILIANISVNSLLCLVDYSLLYGGIYPYEQIINLAVSVWQYKLLTALIALPVILWMCKILERNYSLVVQTERN; encoded by the coding sequence ATGAATCAATCGTTATCACCCCAACAATCCCCCGGGTTTCTATTCATCGCAGTGAGTATGATAACTTGCCTGATATTATTAATTAACGTTTCTTTTAAAATTATTCTACTCGGGGGGCTTGTATTTGCAATAAACAGCTTGATTTGTCCCCTTATTGCAGCGTTATTTTTATTCGCATTGAGAAATTGTACCTTCAAAGAGCAACGCCATTTACTTAATATTTGTTTGATGACTTTATATATGTTTTGTATTGGGGTTTATGTGCTCGTCAATTTACCTGCTGCTGAATACATGCATGATAATCCAGCCTATCAAGTAATTTTTGAAGAAATACCCAAGAAATTTTTTGCTACAACTATTGCTTTTGCACTCAGTTTCTATTTGCCTCATTTATTGTTTTGCACTAAAAATGACAGGGTTTTATCAACTCCAAAGCAATGCGTGTTATTAGCTTTGCTGGGGGGAGTAAGTTTTTTTTGCCTGGATTTTTATCTATTATTTTCTGCTCCACATGCTCACAGTTTCAAGCAAATTTTCATCGATTCATTCATGATCTCGTCTCTTTTGCTCCTAATTATTGGCGTAGTTTATTTAACATTTTTATTGAACGACAAACAACATAAGGGCAAAGCATTAATTGAAACCACAGAACTAACGCTTTTTCCAATTTATCAATATTTGATTTGCTTCGCTGTGACCGTGATGTTGGTGTGTTTGGCCTGTGAGTATCGAATCATAGCAATCAATAAAGACTTGGTTTTATCGGCCAGCTGTATTTTCTTTCCAATTACTATCATTATCAGTTCTATAGTTGGCGAATTGTGGGGTTACCAGGCCAACTTGAAATTAGCATTGGCTCTTCTTGCGGCACAATTTATTTTTGATATGTTATTGATGGGGAGTGTTGCACTACCTTCTCCTCCTTTTTTTAATTTGAATCCTTTTTATCATTACATCATGCCACGCAGGTTATCAGCTGCATCGTTGTCATTGTTTGTCACTTTTCTTGGTAATGCAATGCTATTGCACTATTTAAAGTATTCAAAATGGAAAATTAACCGATCCTTGCGAATATTAATCGCTAATATATCAGTCAACTCGTTATTATGCCTGGTTGACTACAGTTTGCTTTATGGTGGTATTTATCCTTACGAACAAATTATTAATTTAGCGGTGAGTGTTTGGCAATACAAACTATTGACAGCGTTAATTGCTCTCCCGGTCATTTTATGGATGTGCAAGATTTTAGAAAGAAATTATTCATTAGTTGTGCAAACAGAGAGGAATTAA
- the corA gene encoding magnesium/cobalt transporter CorA: MNTHKTKASAKAGLLPGTAVYIGEHPPQPTQVTIHIYDKKNYKRLDSFDTRQVKEAYEAGHNIWIDISGLADIEKITKICSEYNIHPLVIEDLLNTRQRPKLDIVDDYIFVVFKLLQSPPDHLSYNTEQFCLIIKQKLLLTFRESEKYNLSSIYQRLNGEHSLTREYGSDYLTYLIMDYIVDDYFNFVETSAQLLETLEDQLINKPETIRLQALYTIKRRTITLRKIIPPLRDIVHLLLTDDGGLINKKYNLYFRDLYDHCIRLVESIDLHREMSASMLDIYLSTINNRMNESMKILTLFASIFIPLSFIAGVYGMNFKFMPELDWRYGYPMILVTMVLLAILMLYFFKRKKLF; this comes from the coding sequence ATGAATACTCATAAAACAAAGGCTTCAGCAAAAGCGGGACTCTTACCGGGGACTGCCGTATATATAGGCGAACACCCACCGCAACCAACTCAAGTAACGATACATATTTATGACAAAAAAAATTATAAGCGTTTAGATTCCTTCGATACCCGACAAGTGAAAGAGGCCTATGAAGCTGGACATAATATTTGGATAGATATTTCAGGTCTTGCAGACATCGAGAAAATTACTAAAATTTGCTCAGAATACAACATACACCCCTTGGTTATCGAGGATTTGCTTAATACCAGACAAAGACCCAAACTGGATATTGTAGACGATTATATTTTTGTTGTTTTTAAATTATTACAATCCCCTCCCGATCACTTATCTTACAATACAGAACAGTTCTGTTTAATCATCAAGCAAAAACTTTTACTCACATTCAGAGAATCTGAAAAATATAATTTATCTTCCATTTATCAACGCCTTAATGGAGAGCACTCGTTAACCAGAGAATATGGAAGTGATTATTTGACCTATCTGATCATGGACTATATTGTTGATGATTATTTCAACTTTGTCGAAACTTCAGCCCAACTGCTTGAAACCTTGGAAGATCAATTAATTAATAAACCAGAAACGATTAGGTTACAAGCGTTATACACCATCAAAAGAAGAACCATTACCCTCAGAAAAATCATTCCTCCTTTGAGAGATATTGTCCATTTGTTGCTTACAGACGATGGGGGGTTAATCAATAAAAAGTATAATCTTTACTTCCGGGACTTATATGATCATTGCATTCGCCTGGTAGAATCGATCGATTTGCATAGAGAAATGTCGGCAAGTATGCTAGACATATACCTGTCTACTATAAATAATCGCATGAATGAATCCATGAAAATTCTGACCTTGTTTGCCAGTATTTTTATTCCTTTAAGTTTTATTGCCGGGGTTTATGGAATGAATTTTAAATTTATGCCTGAGCTGGATTGGCGATACGGTTACCCTATGATTCTGGTTACCATGGTACTTCTGGCAATACTCATGCTGTATTTTTTTAAACGAAAAAAATTATTTTAA
- a CDS encoding lpg2879 family Dot/Icm T4SS effector — translation MLQESIMKWFSSVVNGVKTIGSSLWEGSKWVWNNASLSKITTGVFSYTANTTFQVLEQAIALRDAVPTLVNNPQAKKIAYGMGYILVNDVLPLVALNFANNTAQNYFGEGYDEDASWYAPYSLFLSGLALTNYLVKAYTWRQGVQTVAHVAVLDSLGPSSFNSNKKSLPPSICDELDCNYKRKIKGWGREPLVLMGNDALTYGVSLIPYVGEPLSQVLRVYFNGRYIIRLTTPELCERHKYLAMKPESVLGFGLTFEATSMLMDKALESTVGMPPFLYYRALRHLLLLMHINVAAHMELPKSDLKDKASSFDPFNVYERVNRFVADVIFSGLIKRIPIDFKPDKDAEPLIPLSPALKFGTMVLNMDLEKEKKTAPGFFSKAIDKAYVLVLPPVFRGANGLINDPIVFMYWPTIRSGAISAVEFVEGVGKTKTMATLAWAPKTVAAAINLKFGIPKKVTRFVLMLSKEEDFWNLATAFKLWFERHNIKGEPKLITGSNLALNGVTPLQPTPVSVEKEPIVSPHLLITEKDTKEVVPAKSLIPVRSQPQTGVVVTISPDSLFSTRRRRVNPDQEKVAITELSMTK, via the coding sequence CTGTTGCAGGAGAGCATTATGAAGTGGTTTTCATCGGTGGTAAATGGAGTCAAAACAATTGGGTCAAGCCTGTGGGAAGGTTCAAAATGGGTTTGGAACAACGCCTCATTGTCAAAAATCACGACTGGTGTATTTAGCTATACCGCAAATACAACTTTTCAAGTGTTAGAGCAGGCAATAGCCTTACGTGATGCTGTTCCCACCTTGGTCAACAATCCTCAGGCGAAGAAAATTGCCTATGGAATGGGTTACATTCTTGTTAACGATGTTTTACCGTTAGTTGCTTTAAATTTTGCAAACAATACGGCACAAAATTATTTCGGAGAGGGTTATGATGAGGATGCATCATGGTATGCGCCTTATTCTCTTTTTTTATCGGGATTAGCTCTAACGAATTATCTGGTCAAAGCATACACCTGGCGGCAAGGAGTTCAAACTGTAGCACATGTAGCGGTTCTTGACTCATTAGGCCCTTCCTCATTTAATTCAAATAAAAAATCTCTTCCTCCTTCAATCTGCGATGAATTGGATTGTAACTATAAGCGTAAAATTAAAGGTTGGGGAAGAGAGCCTCTTGTTTTAATGGGTAATGATGCACTGACTTACGGGGTTAGTTTAATTCCTTATGTAGGTGAGCCTCTCTCGCAAGTATTAAGAGTATATTTCAATGGCCGCTATATTATTCGTTTAACTACACCAGAGCTGTGTGAGCGCCATAAATATTTGGCCATGAAACCAGAGTCTGTTTTAGGATTTGGGTTAACCTTTGAAGCGACAAGTATGTTAATGGACAAGGCTCTGGAATCCACTGTGGGCATGCCTCCATTTTTATATTACAGGGCTCTGCGCCATTTATTGCTGCTGATGCATATTAATGTTGCTGCACATATGGAGTTGCCTAAATCTGATTTGAAAGACAAAGCTTCGTCTTTTGATCCGTTTAATGTTTATGAACGCGTCAATCGCTTTGTAGCGGATGTCATATTTTCAGGTTTAATTAAAAGGATACCCATTGATTTCAAACCGGATAAAGATGCTGAGCCGTTAATTCCATTATCTCCAGCTCTAAAATTTGGCACTATGGTGTTGAATATGGATTTGGAGAAGGAAAAGAAAACAGCTCCCGGATTTTTTAGCAAAGCCATAGATAAAGCGTATGTTTTGGTTTTACCGCCTGTTTTTCGCGGTGCTAATGGCTTAATCAACGATCCAATTGTGTTTATGTACTGGCCTACTATTCGCTCAGGAGCTATTTCTGCTGTTGAATTTGTAGAAGGAGTGGGGAAAACCAAAACGATGGCTACTTTGGCATGGGCACCAAAAACTGTAGCAGCCGCCATCAATCTCAAATTTGGAATCCCTAAAAAAGTAACACGCTTTGTTTTAATGTTAAGCAAAGAAGAAGACTTCTGGAACCTGGCTACAGCATTCAAATTGTGGTTTGAGAGACACAATATCAAAGGTGAACCAAAATTAATTACAGGTTCCAATCTGGCTTTGAATGGGGTGACACCTCTTCAGCCTACTCCCGTATCTGTTGAAAAGGAACCCATAGTTTCTCCCCATCTACTAATTACGGAAAAAGATACTAAGGAAGTAGTGCCAGCAAAAAGCCTGATTCCTGTTCGATCCCAACCTCAGACTGGAGTTGTAGTGACGATTAGCCCTGATAGTTTATTTTCAACCAGGAGACGTCGGGTTAATCCAGATCAAGAAAAAGTTGCGATAACAGAACTGAGCATGACTAAATAA
- the nth gene encoding endonuclease III has translation MNKQKSQEIFKRFQEQNPHPTTELQYSTPFELLIAVMLSAQATDVSVNKATAKLFPVANTPQALLDLGLDRLKDYIKSIGLYNSKAQNIMKTCEILIDQHEGQVPGQREALEALPGVGRKTANVVLNTAFGQPTIAVDTHIFRVANRIGIAKGNTPLAVEQELLKKVPREFLHDAHHWLILHGRYVCTARKPHCKTCIIEDLCEYKNKNLF, from the coding sequence ATGAATAAACAAAAATCACAAGAAATTTTCAAACGTTTTCAAGAACAAAACCCTCATCCTACAACGGAGTTGCAGTATAGTACCCCCTTTGAGTTATTAATTGCCGTCATGCTTTCAGCCCAGGCAACGGACGTCAGTGTGAACAAAGCGACAGCTAAACTATTCCCGGTAGCGAATACCCCACAAGCCTTACTGGATTTGGGATTAGATAGACTAAAAGATTACATTAAGTCCATAGGTCTTTATAATAGCAAAGCACAAAATATCATGAAAACCTGTGAAATACTTATTGATCAGCATGAGGGACAAGTTCCTGGCCAGAGAGAGGCGCTGGAAGCATTGCCTGGTGTTGGCCGAAAAACTGCAAATGTGGTTTTGAATACAGCATTTGGTCAGCCAACCATAGCGGTCGACACCCATATTTTCAGAGTGGCTAACCGGATTGGCATAGCGAAGGGTAATACACCGCTGGCGGTTGAGCAGGAGTTATTAAAAAAAGTGCCTCGTGAGTTTTTACATGACGCTCATCACTGGTTAATATTACATGGCCGTTATGTCTGTACAGCACGTAAACCACATTGCAAGACTTGCATCATTGAAGATCTTTGCGAATACAAAAACAAGAATTTATTTTAA
- a CDS encoding RnfABCDGE type electron transport complex subunit B, with the protein MASVKEIDALLPQTQCGECGYAGCLPYAEALAQGAAPINKCPPGGVETVKALGKLLHVDASPYLKEAIDNTRPPSVAAIKEDECIGCTKCIKACPVDAIIGSSKLMHAIITHECTGCGLCVDPCPVDCIEMVSLPAAGYDKDLARQRYNAKQMRQLRDEHEKQQIYRERKKLSAHAQDHTQDVQAKQNYILEALARVKAKKTYE; encoded by the coding sequence ATGGCCTCTGTTAAAGAAATTGATGCGTTATTGCCGCAAACCCAGTGTGGGGAATGCGGATATGCAGGTTGTTTGCCTTATGCTGAAGCGCTTGCCCAAGGAGCGGCCCCTATTAATAAATGCCCTCCTGGTGGTGTTGAAACTGTAAAAGCTTTGGGAAAATTACTGCATGTTGATGCATCTCCATATTTGAAAGAAGCAATAGATAATACTCGGCCTCCTTCAGTTGCTGCTATCAAAGAGGATGAATGCATTGGTTGTACTAAATGCATCAAGGCCTGTCCTGTTGATGCAATTATTGGTAGTAGTAAATTAATGCATGCCATTATTACTCATGAGTGTACTGGATGCGGCTTGTGTGTGGATCCTTGTCCTGTTGACTGCATTGAGATGGTTAGTTTGCCTGCGGCTGGATATGATAAGGATTTGGCCCGCCAGCGTTATAATGCCAAACAAATGCGCCAGTTGCGGGATGAGCATGAAAAACAGCAAATATATAGGGAAAGAAAGAAACTTTCAGCCCATGCACAAGATCATACTCAAGACGTACAGGCAAAACAAAATTATATTCTTGAGGCTTTGGCTCGGGTGAAAGCAAAAAAAACATATGAATAA
- the metG gene encoding methionine--tRNA ligase: MTSERKMLVTSALPYANGHLHLGHLVEHIQTDIWVRTHKMLGIQCISVCGDDAHGTPIMLKAEQLGITPEALTAEIKLSHEKDFKAFAIDYDYYHTTHSPENQALATTIFERLQAGGDIVKKTIRQFYDPVKQMFLPDRYVKGTCPKCAAVDQYGDNCEVCGATYSPTDLINPVSVISGVSPVEKESEHYFFDLPRYEELLKDWTRKGHLQTEVTNKLSEWFEAGLKQWDISRDAPYFGFPIPGVPDKYFYVWLDAPIGYMASFKKYCDERGVSFDEFWDKASKTELYHFVGKDIVYFHALFWPAMLAASGFRTPTAVYTHGFLTVEGQKMSKSRGTFIEARAYLAHLHPEYLRYYFAAKLNGRVDDLDLNFDDFVNRVNADLVGKVVNIASRCAGFINKRFDNRLSSELNDQKLYNDLLSARESVIDAFVSRDYARAIRQIMDCADKVNQYIDANKPWVLAKDESKLNEVHAICTMGINLFRILITYLKPVLPMMAKASEEFLNSEPLHWDSIDKPLLNHRINTFKPLMVRVEKEKIEAMLVQSKESLMTTPVKENTPVEDANLISIEDFAKVDLRIAKIVNAEPVEGADKLMRLILDLGDAQKQVFAGIKKAYDAEELIGRLTVMVANLEPRTMRFGVSEGMVLAAGDGQGIYLLQPDAGALPGMKVK; encoded by the coding sequence ATGACTAGTGAACGAAAAATGTTAGTGACCAGTGCACTGCCTTATGCTAATGGGCATTTGCATCTGGGACATTTGGTTGAGCATATTCAAACAGATATTTGGGTCCGTACTCACAAAATGTTGGGTATTCAATGTATTAGCGTTTGTGGGGATGACGCTCATGGAACACCCATTATGCTGAAAGCAGAGCAACTGGGAATTACTCCGGAAGCTTTAACCGCCGAAATTAAGTTAAGTCATGAAAAGGATTTTAAAGCCTTCGCCATTGATTATGATTATTACCATACCACCCATTCACCTGAAAATCAGGCATTGGCGACTACCATATTTGAACGTTTGCAGGCAGGCGGTGATATAGTCAAGAAAACAATTCGCCAGTTTTATGATCCCGTAAAGCAAATGTTTTTGCCGGACAGGTATGTGAAGGGAACTTGCCCCAAATGTGCTGCTGTCGATCAGTATGGCGATAATTGCGAGGTTTGTGGCGCCACTTATTCGCCGACGGATTTGATTAACCCTGTTTCTGTTATATCGGGAGTCAGCCCAGTAGAAAAAGAATCAGAGCATTATTTTTTTGATTTGCCGCGTTACGAAGAGTTACTTAAGGATTGGACAAGAAAGGGGCATTTACAAACCGAAGTAACGAATAAACTCAGCGAATGGTTTGAGGCGGGTTTAAAGCAATGGGATATTTCTCGCGATGCTCCCTATTTTGGCTTCCCTATCCCCGGTGTTCCGGATAAATACTTTTACGTTTGGTTAGATGCTCCCATAGGCTATATGGCAAGCTTTAAAAAGTATTGCGATGAGCGTGGCGTTTCTTTTGATGAGTTTTGGGATAAGGCTTCAAAAACAGAATTATATCATTTTGTAGGCAAGGATATTGTGTATTTTCATGCTTTGTTCTGGCCAGCTATGTTAGCTGCCAGCGGTTTCAGAACACCTACGGCCGTGTATACCCATGGGTTTTTAACGGTTGAGGGGCAGAAAATGTCCAAATCGCGCGGTACTTTTATAGAAGCACGCGCTTATCTGGCTCACTTGCATCCTGAATATCTGCGTTACTATTTCGCTGCCAAATTGAATGGTCGAGTAGACGATTTGGATTTGAATTTTGACGATTTTGTCAATAGGGTGAATGCGGATCTGGTCGGGAAGGTAGTGAATATTGCAAGCCGATGTGCGGGATTTATTAATAAGCGTTTTGATAATCGGTTGAGCTCAGAGTTGAATGATCAAAAATTATACAACGACTTGCTGAGCGCAAGAGAGTCCGTGATTGACGCATTTGTTTCAAGAGACTATGCGCGGGCAATAAGACAAATCATGGATTGTGCTGACAAAGTCAATCAATACATCGATGCCAATAAACCTTGGGTATTGGCTAAAGATGAAAGCAAATTAAATGAAGTTCATGCCATATGCACAATGGGAATCAATTTATTCCGCATTTTAATAACCTATTTAAAACCAGTCTTGCCAATGATGGCCAAAGCTTCAGAAGAATTTTTAAATTCTGAGCCTTTACACTGGGATTCTATCGATAAACCTTTGCTAAACCATCGTATCAATACTTTTAAGCCTTTGATGGTTAGAGTAGAAAAAGAAAAAATTGAAGCGATGTTGGTTCAAAGCAAGGAATCTCTGATGACTACCCCAGTAAAAGAAAACACGCCAGTTGAGGACGCTAACTTAATCAGTATTGAGGACTTTGCCAAAGTCGATTTACGGATTGCAAAAATTGTCAATGCAGAGCCTGTGGAAGGCGCAGATAAACTAATGCGCTTGATTTTAGACTTGGGTGATGCTCAAAAGCAGGTTTTTGCCGGCATAAAAAAGGCTTATGATGCTGAAGAATTGATTGGGCGTTTGACAGTAATGGTTGCTAATTTGGAGCCCCGCACTATGCGTTTCGGTGTTTCTGAAGGCATGGTATTGGCGGCAGGGGATGGGCAGGGAATTTATTTATTACAGCCTGATGCAGGAGCACTTCCTGGCATGAAGGTGAAGTAA